From the genome of Alphaproteobacteria bacterium SS10, one region includes:
- a CDS encoding NifU family protein produces MFIETEDTPNPATIKFLPGREVMGRDGTADFRDAEAAGRSPLASRLMGVDGVEGVFLGYDFVSVSKTDEADWFQLKPAVLGAIMEHFNSGDPVLAKEQAEEADDTPKAPADEDEVSAQIRELIETRVRPAVAQDGGDIVFERFEDGVVYLQMRGACAGCPSSTMTLKHGIENMLRHYIPEVEEVEQTM; encoded by the coding sequence ATGTTTATCGAAACCGAAGACACACCAAACCCAGCGACCATTAAGTTCCTGCCCGGTCGGGAAGTCATGGGCCGCGACGGCACCGCCGATTTCCGCGATGCCGAGGCCGCCGGTCGCTCCCCCCTCGCCAGCCGCCTCATGGGCGTTGATGGGGTTGAGGGTGTGTTCCTTGGCTATGACTTCGTCTCTGTCTCCAAAACCGATGAGGCTGACTGGTTCCAACTGAAACCCGCCGTCCTCGGCGCGATCATGGAGCATTTCAACAGCGGCGATCCCGTCCTGGCCAAAGAACAGGCCGAGGAAGCCGACGACACGCCAAAGGCACCGGCCGATGAGGATGAGGTATCAGCCCAGATCCGTGAGCTGATCGAGACCCGCGTCCGCCCAGCCGTAGCGCAAGATGGCGGCGACATCGTCTTCGAACGCTTTGAAGATGGCGTGGTCTATCTGCAGATGCGCGGCGCCTGTGCTGGCTGCCCATCCTCAACCATGACCCTGAAGCACGGCATCGAGAACATGCTGCGCCACTACATTCCTGAGGTTGAGGAAGTCGAACAGACGATGTGA
- the murJ gene encoding murein biosynthesis integral membrane protein MurJ: MSLARAIFTVGGLTMVSRVFGFARDLLTAIVLGAGPLADAFFVALKLPNFFRRLFAEGAFSAAFVPLVSGKIEDEGAEAGRRLAEQALALMISFLLPFVVLGLVFMPAVVTVLAPGFVDEPDKFQAAVDLARITFPYLLLISIVALLGGLLNSIGRFAPFAAAPILFNSALIIALLYAWFGEGKPAIAMAYAVTVAGVLQLILLLAASAKAGVAPKLIAPQLGPDMRQLLKLMGPGLIGGGVLQINLMIDTILASLLPSGAISWLFYADRLYQLPLGVIGIAIGTALLPGLSRAVKGERTGEATHLLSRALEYGLLLALPAALGLALISGPIIGGLFQYGRFGPEDTIATAAALTAYAIGIPAYVGVKVMNAAYFARQDTASPVKIAIISTMINTALSIALIQVLGHAGIALATGITAWLNLALLARGLKRAGHFTLDERFRSRLPRIVIAGAVMAASLLIALFVTSELGIDVLSDAYRRVGWMFGLIGLGAVTYFVACLATGAGRLGEIKRSLSGPSEPAA, translated from the coding sequence ATGTCCCTCGCCCGTGCCATTTTCACAGTTGGCGGTCTGACCATGGTCAGCCGGGTATTCGGCTTTGCCCGGGATCTGCTGACCGCGATTGTGTTGGGTGCTGGGCCCCTGGCCGATGCCTTCTTCGTGGCGTTGAAGCTGCCCAATTTCTTCCGCCGCTTGTTTGCCGAGGGGGCGTTCAGCGCCGCCTTCGTCCCGCTCGTTTCCGGCAAGATTGAGGATGAGGGCGCAGAGGCCGGGCGCAGACTGGCAGAACAGGCCCTGGCCCTGATGATCTCATTCCTGCTGCCCTTTGTGGTGTTGGGTCTGGTCTTCATGCCCGCCGTGGTGACCGTTTTGGCGCCCGGTTTCGTGGATGAGCCGGATAAGTTTCAGGCTGCCGTCGATCTGGCGCGGATCACCTTTCCCTATCTGCTGCTGATCTCAATCGTTGCCCTGCTGGGTGGGTTGCTGAACAGCATTGGGCGGTTTGCCCCCTTTGCCGCCGCCCCCATCCTGTTCAACAGCGCACTGATTATCGCCCTACTCTATGCCTGGTTTGGTGAGGGGAAGCCCGCCATTGCCATGGCCTACGCGGTCACGGTGGCCGGGGTGCTGCAGCTGATCCTGCTGCTGGCGGCCAGTGCCAAGGCAGGCGTGGCACCTAAGCTGATCGCGCCACAGCTGGGCCCCGATATGCGCCAGCTGCTCAAGCTCATGGGCCCGGGGTTGATCGGCGGCGGGGTGCTGCAGATCAATTTGATGATCGACACCATCCTCGCCTCCCTGCTCCCCTCAGGGGCGATTAGCTGGCTGTTCTACGCCGACCGGCTGTACCAGCTGCCGCTCGGCGTTATTGGCATCGCCATCGGCACTGCCCTACTGCCCGGCCTATCCCGCGCGGTGAAGGGGGAGCGGACCGGCGAGGCAACCCATCTGCTGTCCCGCGCCTTGGAATATGGCCTGCTGCTGGCGCTGCCGGCCGCCCTAGGCCTTGCGCTCATTTCTGGGCCGATCATTGGCGGCCTGTTCCAATATGGACGGTTCGGACCAGAGGACACGATTGCCACCGCCGCCGCACTTACCGCCTATGCCATCGGCATCCCCGCCTATGTTGGGGTGAAGGTTATGAACGCGGCCTATTTCGCGCGGCAGGATACGGCGAGCCCGGTCAAAATCGCGATCATCTCAACCATGATCAATACGGCGCTTAGCATCGCGTTGATCCAGGTCTTGGGCCATGCGGGCATCGCACTTGCCACCGGCATCACTGCCTGGTTGAACCTCGCCTTGCTGGCGCGGGGGCTTAAGCGGGCCGGGCATTTCACGCTGGATGAGCGGTTTAGAAGCCGTCTGCCGCGGATTGTCATTGCCGGGGCGGTGATGGCTGCCTCGCTGTTAATCGCGCTGTTTGTTACCAGCGAGTTGGGCATTGATGTGTTGAGTGATGCCTATCGCCGGGTCGGCTGGATGTTTGGCCTTATCGGCCTTGGTGCTGTCACCTATTTTGTGGCTTGCCTGGCCACCGGTGCGGGCCGATTGGGGGAGATCAAACGCAGCCTCAGCGGGCCATCTGAACCGGCTGCATAA
- a CDS encoding sulfite exporter TauE/SafE family protein yields MQIYLPIAELSIDPFMLLLLGGGVGFLSGMFGVGGGFMMTPLLIFIGIPAPVAVGTQANQLVANSVSGVLAHLKRGHVDIKMGLVMLAGGVLGTFVGITIFRILSVLGQIDLVISLSYVITLGLIGGLMITESIRSLIRRRRGAGAATKRQRHSRLHGLPWKMRFPQSRLYISALLPGGIGFLAGLLNAVLGIGGGFFLIPAMIYVIGMPASLVAGTSLFQIMFTTAVSTFLHAVTNQTVDVFLALILLAGGVFGAQYGSKVAGKVPAEASRAMLAIILLLVAGGLTRELISEPESIYSVTAVVSEAEAGR; encoded by the coding sequence ATGCAGATCTATTTGCCGATCGCGGAACTCTCGATCGACCCGTTCATGCTGCTGCTGCTTGGCGGCGGTGTCGGGTTCCTATCGGGCATGTTCGGGGTTGGCGGTGGCTTCATGATGACGCCGCTTCTGATCTTTATCGGCATCCCGGCCCCGGTGGCCGTGGGTACCCAGGCAAACCAACTGGTCGCGAACTCTGTTTCCGGTGTCCTGGCCCACCTAAAACGCGGGCATGTGGACATCAAAATGGGACTGGTCATGTTGGCTGGCGGTGTCCTCGGCACCTTTGTCGGCATCACGATCTTCCGCATTTTGAGTGTGCTGGGTCAGATCGATCTGGTGATTTCCCTATCCTATGTGATCACCCTTGGCCTGATCGGCGGGTTGATGATCACGGAGAGTATTCGCAGCCTGATCCGACGGCGGCGGGGTGCTGGTGCGGCCACCAAACGGCAACGGCATAGCCGCCTTCATGGCCTGCCGTGGAAGATGCGGTTCCCACAATCTCGTCTTTATATCAGTGCTTTACTGCCGGGTGGCATCGGCTTTTTGGCCGGCTTGTTGAACGCTGTCTTGGGCATCGGTGGCGGGTTCTTCCTGATCCCGGCGATGATCTATGTCATTGGCATGCCCGCCAGCCTGGTTGCCGGCACCTCGCTATTCCAGATTATGTTTACGACGGCGGTCAGCACCTTCCTCCACGCCGTTACCAACCAGACGGTAGATGTGTTCCTAGCGTTGATCCTGTTGGCTGGCGGCGTGTTCGGCGCCCAGTATGGCAGCAAGGTTGCGGGCAAGGTCCCAGCTGAGGCCTCACGGGCCATGCTGGCGATTATCTTGCTGTTGGTCGCCGGTGGTCTGACCCGGGAGCTGATTAGCGAGCCGGAAAGCATCTATAGCGTCACGGCCGTGGTGTCAGAGGCGGAGGCAGGCCGATGA
- a CDS encoding universal stress protein has protein sequence MSDSPTDNGAEAPAPAADAAPSEAKAAEESSSGADNAPDPASPAGNPRTFLVVADESAEMEVALHYACRRAKHTGGRVALLHVIDSGEVQQWAAVEDMIRAEKRQEAEQKMHKLARQVQTETGGMAIIHVREGKRREELLKLIEAEESLSILVLAAAASDSGPGPLVSHVMEKGLSRLRIPVVVIPGGLSIADIDQLT, from the coding sequence ATGTCCGACAGTCCAACAGATAACGGCGCAGAAGCCCCAGCACCAGCCGCCGATGCCGCGCCAAGTGAGGCGAAAGCCGCGGAAGAGAGCAGCAGCGGCGCCGATAACGCACCCGACCCCGCCAGCCCGGCCGGCAACCCCCGCACCTTCCTGGTTGTGGCGGATGAGAGTGCAGAGATGGAAGTGGCCCTGCATTACGCCTGCCGCCGGGCAAAGCATACCGGCGGCCGGGTTGCCTTGCTGCATGTGATCGATAGCGGCGAGGTCCAGCAATGGGCCGCCGTGGAAGACATGATCCGTGCCGAGAAGCGGCAGGAAGCCGAGCAGAAGATGCATAAGCTCGCCCGCCAGGTGCAGACCGAAACCGGCGGCATGGCAATCATCCATGTTCGCGAGGGTAAGCGGCGCGAAGAGCTGCTGAAGCTGATTGAGGCGGAGGAGAGCCTGTCGATCCTGGTATTGGCCGCCGCCGCCAGCGATAGCGGCCCCGGGCCGCTGGTCAGCCACGTGATGGAAAAGGGGCTGAGCCGCCTACGGATTCCAGTGGTGGTGATCCCTGGCGGGTTAAGCATTGCCGATATTGATCAGTTGACCTAA
- a CDS encoding TIGR02186 family protein, whose protein sequence is MIARLIILLALMMLPLSQAKAQALSADLSDHLIAINTAFTGTELTLFGATDGEGDVAVVVEGPRATLTVRKKARVAGIWTNTESLRFNDVPTYYYAAATREPDNFLRQTPRQIHRIGLENLPLPTEVNQLDNATERAFREALIEDRQAAGLYAAQIGNVTFNGSRLFRADIFFPANVPTGNYTVRVMLIRGGEVVAEVDTPLTIEKVGISADVFDFAHDYSAIFGLAAVLIAAAAGWFAAFMFRKS, encoded by the coding sequence ATGATTGCACGCCTCATAATCCTGCTCGCCCTTATGATGTTGCCCCTAAGCCAGGCCAAGGCACAGGCGTTGAGCGCTGATCTCTCAGACCACCTGATTGCGATCAACACTGCCTTCACCGGCACAGAACTGACCCTGTTTGGCGCCACGGATGGGGAGGGTGATGTCGCCGTTGTCGTTGAGGGGCCCCGCGCCACGCTAACCGTGCGGAAGAAGGCCCGGGTTGCCGGTATCTGGACCAACACCGAGAGCCTACGCTTCAACGATGTGCCGACCTATTATTACGCCGCCGCAACCCGGGAGCCGGATAACTTCCTGCGCCAGACGCCACGGCAGATCCACCGGATCGGGCTGGAAAACCTGCCGCTGCCGACCGAGGTAAACCAACTCGACAACGCGACGGAAAGAGCGTTTCGGGAGGCACTGATTGAAGATCGGCAGGCGGCTGGCCTCTACGCTGCCCAGATTGGCAACGTTACGTTTAACGGCAGCCGCCTATTCCGGGCCGATATCTTCTTCCCGGCCAATGTACCGACCGGGAACTACACCGTGCGGGTCATGCTGATCCGGGGTGGTGAGGTGGTGGCCGAGGTTGATACCCCGCTGACGATTGAGAAGGTGGGGATCAGCGCGGATGTCTTCGACTTCGCCCATGATTATTCCGCGATCTTCGGCCTCGCCGCCGTGTTGATCGCCGCAGCGGCGGGATGGTTCGCCGCCTTCATGTTCCGCAAATCATAA
- the trpS gene encoding tryptophan--tRNA ligase, whose product MSKPTRRILSGMQPTNRLHLGNYLGALRNWVDLQSDYESIFCIVDLHAITVPQDPEELRRNVRELTAAYIAAGIDPAQCIIFQQSRVAAHSELSWLFSTLTPMGWLNRMTQFKEKAGKKRDVAPLGLYSYPVLMAADILVYKATHVPVGEDQKQHLELTREIATSFNHRYGVEHFPLPEPQILGEATRVMSLRDGTSKMSKSDQSDYSRINLTDTADDIALKIRKAKTDPEALPSEVEGLEGRPEADNLVTIYSALAGSSKEAVLGEFGGGQFSGLKQSLADLAVEKLAPITERMNSLLGDMAEIDRILDLGAEKANDLAAPVLAETQKIMGLR is encoded by the coding sequence ATGTCTAAGCCCACCCGCCGCATTCTGTCTGGCATGCAGCCGACCAACCGCCTCCACCTTGGTAACTACCTTGGGGCGCTGCGCAATTGGGTGGATTTGCAAAGCGATTACGAGAGCATCTTTTGCATCGTCGACCTGCACGCGATCACCGTGCCGCAAGACCCGGAAGAGCTGCGCCGCAATGTGCGTGAGCTGACCGCCGCCTATATCGCCGCCGGTATCGACCCCGCCCAATGCATTATCTTCCAGCAAAGCCGGGTTGCCGCCCATTCTGAGTTGTCTTGGTTGTTCTCAACCCTGACGCCGATGGGCTGGTTGAACCGCATGACCCAGTTCAAGGAAAAGGCAGGCAAGAAGCGCGATGTGGCGCCGCTTGGCCTCTACTCCTACCCTGTGCTGATGGCCGCTGACATCCTGGTCTATAAGGCCACCCACGTGCCGGTGGGTGAGGATCAGAAGCAGCATTTGGAGCTGACCCGCGAGATCGCGACCAGCTTTAACCATCGCTATGGCGTTGAGCATTTCCCCCTGCCCGAGCCACAGATCCTGGGCGAGGCAACCCGGGTTATGTCACTGCGCGATGGCACATCGAAGATGAGCAAATCCGACCAATCGGATTACAGCCGCATTAACCTGACCGACACGGCGGACGACATCGCCCTCAAGATCCGCAAGGCGAAAACCGATCCTGAGGCCCTGCCAAGCGAGGTTGAAGGGCTGGAAGGACGCCCAGAGGCGGATAACCTGGTGACAATCTACTCAGCCCTCGCGGGTTCGAGTAAAGAGGCCGTGCTGGGTGAGTTTGGCGGTGGGCAATTCTCGGGCCTGAAGCAATCACTGGCCGACCTCGCGGTTGAGAAGCTAGCGCCGATTACCGAGCGGATGAACAGCCTGCTCGGCGATATGGCAGAGATCGACCGGATCCTCGATCTGGGTGCTGAGAAAGCGAATGACCTGGCGGCACCGGTCTTGGCCGAAACCCAGAAGATCATGGGGCTTCGCTGA
- a CDS encoding [protein-PII] uridylyltransferase, whose protein sequence is MSKQPTPKKPKGRKAAKPAPKGQAKAAAKRAASNYLGDLVVPGLAALPPAERLNKTLKTKWADGKGRPAVLEYLKKILADGHAEICNQFENGRAGDATGAICVRQHAQLADGVIQAIYHLGTKVAHPIANPTAGERLALIATGGYGRAELSPQSDIDLLFILPYKRTPTIEQSVEFVLYFLWDLGLKVGQAVRSVDDCIRQAKADMTIRTNLLESRFLAGDTEVFEEFQGKFENDVMAGTAPAFIQAKMEERDARHHEVGDSRYVLEPNVKNGLGALRDLHVLFWIAKYVHRVDRVHDLVDLGEISEEEAETFDRAQNFLWAVRAHLHYLTGRGEDRLTFDLQPELSRRLGYVDHGKTLGVERFMKHYFLVAKEVGALSRNMTALFQDRVFTGRIARIGRAIWAFDIEGFPVQGGWLHLPSDDHLRKQPEDLIRIFRVAQTSGRFIHPASLQRISREHRRIGRKIQNDPACNAVFLDILTGKNAIRILKLMNDTGVIGRFLPDWARIVAQMQYDMYHVYTVDEHTLHAVEILHGIADGSRAEDFPLATEVYGKISSTRALFVAVLLHDIAKGRNGDHSILGEKVALKVCPRLGLTPEETETVAWLVRWHLAMSRTALKRDLDDPKAVDDFVNLIQSTERLRLLHVLTTVDIAAVGPDRWNAWKAGLLRRLFFVTEQRLTPDDNMRPPATYDSRLVEGLREQLSDWSGDRIRGFIEVAPAGLWHAFPPEQLAHLARLMHGAQTENQELALDTRVDVAAGYTQVAVITKDRKGLFAALTGAIAATGASILDAKIFTFNHGWVLDVFAIQDLQGNPIGSGDKLAKLSINIHRALEDQSFLDKKIARHRHDLPSRTHVFTVPPRVLIDNQASNRSTVIEVNGRDRPGLLYDLGRTLTDERLQISAAKVTTYGEKAIDVFYLRDPGGLKITHPDRLAQLRERLLAVIDPGDDDSDQPPDQPGSYKASTRRKERGSLERAG, encoded by the coding sequence TTGAGTAAGCAACCCACCCCGAAAAAGCCGAAGGGTAGGAAGGCCGCGAAGCCAGCACCAAAAGGCCAGGCAAAGGCGGCCGCCAAGCGCGCGGCCAGCAACTATCTGGGCGATTTGGTTGTGCCGGGCCTCGCCGCCCTGCCGCCTGCTGAACGACTAAACAAGACGCTCAAAACCAAATGGGCCGATGGCAAGGGCCGCCCGGCGGTGCTGGAGTATCTGAAGAAGATCCTGGCCGATGGTCATGCCGAGATCTGCAACCAGTTCGAAAATGGCCGCGCCGGCGATGCGACCGGCGCCATCTGTGTGCGCCAACACGCCCAGCTAGCCGATGGGGTGATCCAGGCGATCTATCATCTGGGCACTAAGGTCGCCCACCCGATTGCCAACCCCACCGCCGGTGAGCGCTTGGCCCTGATTGCCACCGGCGGCTATGGCCGGGCCGAACTCTCGCCCCAATCCGACATCGATCTGCTGTTCATCCTGCCCTATAAGCGCACGCCGACGATTGAGCAGAGCGTTGAATTCGTTCTCTATTTCCTTTGGGATTTGGGCCTGAAGGTTGGTCAGGCGGTGCGCAGCGTCGATGACTGTATCCGCCAGGCCAAGGCGGATATGACGATCCGCACCAACTTGCTGGAATCCCGCTTCCTCGCCGGTGATACCGAGGTGTTTGAGGAGTTTCAGGGCAAGTTTGAGAACGATGTGATGGCCGGGACCGCCCCCGCCTTCATCCAGGCGAAGATGGAGGAGCGCGATGCACGCCACCATGAGGTGGGGGACAGCCGCTACGTGCTTGAGCCCAACGTTAAGAACGGCCTGGGCGCCCTGCGCGACCTGCATGTGCTGTTCTGGATCGCGAAATATGTCCACCGGGTCGACCGGGTCCATGATCTGGTCGATCTAGGTGAGATCAGCGAGGAAGAGGCCGAGACGTTCGACCGGGCGCAGAACTTCCTCTGGGCTGTACGCGCCCATCTGCACTACCTCACCGGTCGCGGTGAAGACCGCCTCACCTTTGACCTGCAACCAGAGTTGAGCCGACGCCTCGGCTATGTCGACCACGGCAAAACCCTAGGCGTTGAGCGGTTCATGAAGCACTACTTCCTGGTCGCAAAGGAGGTTGGTGCGCTGAGCCGTAACATGACGGCACTGTTCCAGGATCGGGTCTTCACCGGGCGGATCGCCCGCATTGGCCGCGCCATCTGGGCATTTGACATTGAGGGCTTCCCGGTTCAGGGCGGCTGGCTGCACCTGCCGAGCGACGATCATTTGAGAAAACAGCCGGAGGATTTGATCCGCATCTTCCGGGTGGCCCAAACCTCAGGTCGGTTTATTCACCCGGCCTCGCTACAGCGGATTAGTCGTGAGCATCGGCGCATTGGCCGGAAGATCCAGAACGACCCCGCCTGTAATGCGGTCTTCCTGGACATCCTGACCGGCAAGAACGCGATCCGCATTCTTAAGCTGATGAACGATACCGGCGTGATTGGTCGTTTCCTGCCTGATTGGGCGCGGATCGTGGCGCAGATGCAGTACGACATGTACCACGTCTACACGGTGGACGAGCACACGCTGCATGCGGTGGAAATCCTCCACGGTATCGCCGATGGCAGCCGGGCAGAGGACTTCCCCCTGGCGACTGAGGTCTATGGCAAGATCAGCTCAACCCGCGCGCTATTTGTGGCGGTCCTGCTCCACGATATCGCCAAGGGCCGCAATGGTGATCACTCGATTTTAGGCGAGAAGGTGGCGCTCAAGGTCTGCCCGCGCCTCGGCCTGACACCTGAGGAAACGGAAACCGTCGCCTGGCTAGTTCGCTGGCATTTGGCCATGTCACGCACGGCGCTGAAACGAGATTTGGATGACCCCAAGGCAGTCGATGATTTCGTCAATCTGATCCAATCCACCGAACGCCTGCGCCTGCTGCATGTCCTGACCACCGTCGATATCGCGGCGGTTGGGCCCGATCGCTGGAATGCCTGGAAGGCCGGGTTGCTGCGCCGCCTGTTCTTCGTAACCGAACAGCGGCTGACGCCCGACGACAATATGCGACCACCAGCTACCTATGATTCCCGGCTGGTTGAGGGCCTGCGCGAGCAACTCAGCGATTGGTCTGGCGATCGCATTCGCGGGTTCATTGAGGTGGCACCCGCCGGGCTTTGGCATGCCTTCCCACCGGAGCAGCTGGCCCATCTCGCCCGGCTGATGCATGGCGCGCAAACTGAGAACCAAGAGCTGGCGCTCGACACCCGGGTCGATGTGGCGGCGGGCTATACCCAGGTTGCCGTGATTACCAAGGACCGTAAGGGCCTGTTCGCCGCCCTGACCGGGGCCATTGCCGCCACCGGCGCCAGCATCCTGGACGCGAAGATCTTCACCTTCAACCATGGTTGGGTGCTGGATGTGTTCGCCATCCAGGATTTGCAGGGCAACCCAATCGGCAGCGGGGACAAACTCGCCAAGCTCTCAATCAACATCCACCGCGCGCTTGAGGATCAGAGCTTCCTCGATAAGAAGATCGCACGCCATCGCCATGACCTGCCATCACGCACCCATGTCTTCACCGTGCCACCGCGCGTGCTGATCGATAATCAGGCCAGCAACCGCAGCACGGTGATTGAGGTAAATGGCCGGGATCGACCGGGTCTGCTTTATGATCTAGGCCGCACCCTGACCGATGAACGGCTGCAGATTTCCGCCGCGAAGGTCACCACCTATGGGGAGAAGGCGATTGATGTCTTCTACTTGCGTGATCCGGGCGGCCTGAAAATCACCCACCCAGATCGGCTTGCGCAGCTGCGTGAACGTCTCTTGGCAGTGATTGACCCAGGCGATGACGATAGCGATCAGCCGCCTGATCAGCCCGGCAGCTATAAGGCCAGCACGCGTCGAAAAGAGCGCGGGTCGCTGGAGCGGGCGGGCTAA